The genome window TTTCCGGGAATGTCCTTGACTACTTTAAAAACGACCAGTACATTCATTTGACCGATTCGGGGAAGATCGACTTCTTAGATAAAAAAACGGACGCAATAACAAGCACGATCACCGCCGTAGAATTCGAACGGTTTATGGATAAGAATGAAACCGTAATCCGAGGAAACGTTCTTATAGAAGGAAAGGATTCTTCCGCAACGGGAGAATACGCCACGTATTTTGAAAAAGAGGAAAAAGTGTATCTTGAGGGAAATCCGATGTTGCGAAAAAACGGCAGAGACATACATGCAGGAAGAATCATATTCTTTCCGAGAGAAGGTCGCGCGCTTTTGACGGACGGAATCGTTCCCGGAAAGTAAGCTAAGAATATGAGCAAAACCTTCCGAATGGATAATCTGGTCAAGGTCTACAACAAAAGAAAGGTTGTGGACGGGGCCAGCTTTAATATCAAAAAAGGGGAAGTCGTAGGACTCTTAGGCCCGAACGGAGCCGGAAAGACGACTTCTTTTTATATGTCCGTGGGATTCGTAAGACCGGATTCGGGCAAAGTTTACATCGACGGACAAGACGTAACCGATTCTCCGATGCATATCCGAGCGAGACTCGGAGTGGGTTATCTCGCGCAAGAAGCGTCCATCTTCCGTAAATTAACCGTCGCCGAAAATCTGGAAGCGATTCTGGAAACGATGAATCTTTCCAGAGAAGAGATCATCCAGCGAAGGGATGCGCTTCTGATCGAATTGCAGATCATGCGTGTCGCCAATCAAAAGGGTTATACTCTTTCGGGAGGAGAAAGAAGACGCTGCGAGATCGCAAGGGCGCTCGTAACCAATCCCGACTTTATCCTGTTAGACGAACCGTTTGCGGGCGTCGACCCGATCGCGGTCAAAGACATTCAAACCGTGATTCAATCCCTAAAGGATCGAGGGCTCGGAATTTTGATCACGGACCACAACGTGCGTGAAACGTTGAAGATCACGGACCGCGCCTATATCATGTACAGCGGAAGAATTTTGATTTCCGGTTCCACACACGATCTTGTCAACGATCCCGAAACGAGAAGAATCTATCTGGGCGAGGATTTTACGCTGTGAATCTCAGTCACTCACTGGTTCAAAAACAAACCCAGAAACTGGTGATGACGCAGGACTTACGACAGTCCATCGAACTCTTGCCCTTATCGACTTTGGAGCTTTCGGATCGGATCAGTTCGGAGCTTGTGGAAAATCCCATGCTCGAGGAAGAATACGCTTCCGAAAGAAACAGAACCCCCGATCTCTACAGCCGGGACGATCTTCGTAGAAAAGAAAAGAACGACTTTATCAAAAATTCGGACGTGTCTTGGCAGGATAATTTTTCCTTGGACAAAGCGGGCAGCGCAGGTTCGGACGCATCGGATCGAAATCAGAAATACATCGAGTCTTCTCCCGAAAAAAGTTCTTTGTCGGAGCATTTGCTTTGGCAGCTCCGGCTTTCCAATTTAAAGCCCGATGAAATTTCCATCGGAGAAATTCTGATCTCGATGCTCGACGATCACGGTTTTATCACGATTCCGATTCCCGATCTTTGTGCGGAAATGAAGTTGAACGAAAAAAAGGTCCGTAAGGTTCTCGATCAAATACAGAGACTCGATCCGATCGGAATCGGAGCCCGGGATGTTCAAGAAACTCTCTTGATCCAAGCAAAAATCCTTAAACCCGAGGATGAAAAACTTCATACACTGATCCGCGACCATATCAAGGATTTGGAGAAGCTCGATTACAAATCGATTTCCAAAAAGATGGAACTGTCCCTCGAAGCAGTGGAGGCTCTCGCGGCCGAAATCAAAAAGCTCGAACCGTATCCCGCCACGCTTTACACTCCGAATAAACCGGACTATGTGATCCCCGACGTGATCGTGCGCGAAGTGGAGGGGGAATTCGACATCTACATCAACGATGAATGGATTCCCCGGCTCAAAATCAATAAAGAATATAAGAATATTCTAAAAAACGCAAAGGAAGCCGACAAGGAATACATCAACACAAAACTCAGTTCCGCGGAATGGCTGATCCGATCGGTCAATCAAAGAAGACAAACCTTATTCAAGGTGACTTCCGCCATCATCGAAATGCAGACTCCTTTTTTTCAAAAGGGAATCCAATTCATTAAACCTCTGACCCTTAAAGACATCGCCGAAAAACTGGAGATGCACGAGTCCACGGTTTCAAGAATCACGTCCAACAAATACATACAGACTTCCCGGGGAATTCTCGAGTTAAAATGGTTTTTCTCTTCGGGAGTTCGTTCTGCGGAAGGAGGAATCGAATCCTCCAAAAAAATCCACGACCTCATCCGCAATCTCGTTCGGGAAGAACAATCCGACAATCCTTTGTCCGATCAGGAAATCGTGGAGGCGATTCAGAAACAGGGAATCGAAATCGCGCGCAGAACCGTCGCGAAATACAGAAAGATCTTGAAGATTCTCCCGTCTAGTCAGAGAAAAAAAGTGAAATCATTGGAGTCCAGATAACCATGTCGATGCCCGGAATCAACGTTTCGAATATTCTCAACGAACACGAAGAGTTGGGTCTGCGTATGCTCGCGGGTGAAAAAGGGCTCACAAACCGGATCAACATGTCCGAGATCAATCGTCCCGGACTTTCTCTCACGGGATTTTACGAAAGTTTCGCACACGACCGGATTCAGATTTTCGGTAAAGGAGAATGGGCTTACATCACTTCCAGAACTCCCGAAGATCTAAAAAAGATCGCAGCGGATTTTTTCAGCTTCCATCTCAACTGCATCATCTTCACGCACGGAAACATGCCTCCTCCGATTTTTGTGGAGAACTGCGAACAACTAGGTATTCCCTTGATGATCTCGGACGTTTCCACGCATAAATTCATCACTTTGATTTCGGGAATTCTAGATCGAAGCCTCGCACCGAGAACGATGCGGCACGGAGTTTTGATCGAAGTATTCGGGATCGGAATTCTTCTTTCGGGAAAGAGCGGGGTGGGAAAAAGCGAAACCGCTCTCGAACTCATCGAAAGGGGGCATCGTCTCGTCGCGGACGACATGGTGGAAATCCGGAGACTTTCTGAAAGTTATCTGATCGGAACTTGTTCGGATTTATTAAGGCACCACATGGAAATCCGTGGATTAGGAATTTTGAATATTAAGGATATATTCGGAATCGGATCGGTGCGCGACCACAAACTCATAGAACTCATCATTCATCTGGAAGAATGGACCGAAGACAAGGATTTCGACCGAACGGGACTCGAAAACCCCACCGAAGAACTGTTAGGCGTTCAAATTCCTCTGATCAAGGTTCCGGTTCGTCCCGGAAGAAATATTCCGATCATCGTGGAAACGGCCGCGATGAATCAGCGTTTGCGCAAACTCGGCAAAAACGCGGCGCAGGAATTCAATCAAAAATTGAGTCAGTATTTACAGCAGGGCAAAGTTGAAAGAAATTCTCCTCAAAATCAATGAAAACGGAACGGGAATGCACGCAAGACCTGCGTCCGTATTCGTCAACTGCGCGTCCAAATTTCCCTGTGAAATCACGGTCGTAAAGGACGACGTGGAAGTAAACGGGAAGAGCATCATGGGACTCATGATGCTTGCGCTCGCACCCGGTAACGAATTCAAGATTCAAGTCAAGGGCGAAAAGGAAGACGAAGCCTTGGAGGCTCTGAGCAATATCGTAAACAACGATTTCGTTTAACAAAAACCGAGACCTCATGAACGACGAAACCAGATACTATCTAAGGGATCTTCTGATCTTAGGTTTGATCATCCTGCTTTCCGTTGTCCTCGCGGAATTGATCCAATTTTCCGGCAAGGATTCGTTTCCGGAAGATATCGGATTTCTGGATCGAATCGTCGTTTATATCTTTTATTTCATTCCTCTTTTTTCTCTTTCCCTTCTGATCTCCTATTTTTACAGAAACAAAAGAAATCTGGAAACGGGCAGACTCAAAAGTTCGATCCGATATCGTCTAACGTTGTCGTTTATCTTCGTCGCGCTTCTTCCTTCGGTTCCGATTCTCTTTCTTTCCTCGAACATCACCGGAAAACTCTACGAACGATTTTACGGGATCGACGTGGAAGAGGCGCTTTCATCCGGGGAAATGCTGATTCTAAACGAAGAAAAGCCGAAAAAGAAACTTCTCGTGGAAAAGACGCGCCTGTTGGAAAGTTTTTTACGAATGCAACCTTTGAGTCTCGAGGCGTTGATCGGAGCCGCTTCAAAATTGAATCTGATCCAGAGCGACGAATTCTATGTGGGAATTTACGAAAATGAAAAATCCGTTTTGGAAAACCGCGGATTAAAATATAGGCCGATCGATAAGAATTTCAAGATATTCTCTAAAGCTTCGGAATGGACCGAATTCTTAAGTTATCGTCCCGATTATTGTATGTATTTTATCCGAGTTCCGTTTCCGATCGGCAATTACGTTCTTCAAACCGGGATCCGAATCCACAAAGGAGAAGAGAAAATCGTATATTCTTTGATTTCTACGAGGAGGAATTACGATCGCGCGGACTTGGCAAAGGAAAAACTTCCGTATCGAATTCGCTTAACGTTCAGCATCATCACCGTTTCGATTTTTCTATTGGCGATTTACTTCTCTCTTTTGTTTGCGAGAAAGATCTCCAGACCGATCATCGAACTCGCCAACGCTACGCAAAAAATTTCTATGGGTGAAACCGATATCAACCTTGAAATCCGCGAAGCGGGAGAAATCGGAGCGCTTATCGATTCTTTCAATCAGATGGTTCAGGATCTGAAATCGAAAGACGCGGAACTCATGCGCAGTCAAAGAATCGCCGCCTGGAAGGAAGTGGCGCAGAGAATGGCGCACGAAATCAAAAATCCGTTAACACCGATCCAACTCTCTGCGGAGCGAATCCGCAGAAAAATGAAAACGGAAAATATAGAACAGTTTCATGAAATCGTAGCGACGGGAACGGACACGATCATCAAACAGGTGCGCGTTCTAGAACACCTCGTGAACGAATTCTCCGATTTTGCGCGCATGCCCGCGCCGAAACTCATCAATCAAAACTTGGAACCCATTCTTCTGGAAGCCGTAAAGTTATTCGAACACACGCCGAAACTCAAAATCACCACGAACATCGCGAAAGGATTTCCGCAGTTATTTCTGGATCAGAAAATCATACTTCGCGTTTTTACGAACCTCGTAAAAAATTCCGTGGAAGCGATCGAAAGAAAACGCGAAAAAGAGGGAACTCCCGATTACGAAGGTTCGATTTTAATCTCGGCGACATTGACAAGAAAGATTATGCGAAGAGTAGCGATCATTTCGATCGAAGACAACGGAATCGGAATCTCTCCCGAACTGCAGCAGAAAGTGTTCGAACCGTATTATTCGACGAAAAACAGCAACACCTCCGGAATCGGTCTCGCGATCGTGCAGAAAAGTGTGATTGACCACAACGGGCACATCTCTGTAGATTCTTCCCGTATGGGCGGTTGCCGTTTTCAAATCGAACTTCCCGTATCCTAAACCGTTCCATGAAAATTTTTATCGCAGACGACGAACCTGAAATCCGAAAATCACTGAAAGAAATTTTAGAGGACGAGGATTTCGAAGTGGAAACGTTTTCCACGGGCAAAACTCTCCTCAAACAACTCAAAAGCGAACGACCTTCTTTGATTTTGCTCGACGTTTGGCTCGGCAGAGAAGACGGAATCGTCGTTCTGGACGAATGCAAAAAACTATATCCTACGCTTCCCGTTTTGATGATTTCAGGACACGGAACGATCGAGATCGCGGTCGCAGCGACTAAAAAAGGTGCGGTCGACTTTTTGGAAAAACCTCTTTCCATCGAAAAGGTTTTGCAGGCGATAGAGAACGTCATCAAACCGGAGGAGAAATTCTCCGCATCCGATATTAAATTAGAATATGATGAAATACTAGGAAACTCTCCCGCGATTCAAAAAGTGAAATTCGCGATCGCGCAAGCCGCGGCGACGAACGCGCGCGTATTCATCTACGGCGAGAACGGAACCGGAAAGGAACTCGTAGCGAAAACAATATTCAAAAATTCTAAAAGAGCCGATCAACCTTTCGTCGAAATGAACTGCGCGGCGATTCCGGAGGAACTCATCGAATCGGAGTTATTCGGATTCACCAAAGGGGCGTTTACCGGAGCCACCGATTCCAGAATCGGAAAGTTCGAGGCGGCAAACGGAGGAACCTTATTTTTAGATGAGATTTGCGACATGTCCTTGTCGACGCAGGCTAAGGTGCTTCGCATCCTCCAAGAGCAACGATTCGAAAAACTCGGAAGTACCGAAACGATCACGGTGGACGTTCGCATCATCGCCGCGACCAACATCCCCGTGGAAGAAGCGATCCGAGACGGAAAATTTCGCGAAGACCTTTACTATCGTTTGAACGTGATTCCGATCACGATTCCCCCATTGCGTGAACGAACCTCGGACATTCCTTTATTAGTAGATTATTATATAGCAAAAACCCTGGAAGAGAACAACCTTCCGCCGAAAAAGATCGAATCCGAAGCCGTTTCCATTCTACAAAACCACTTTTGGCCGGGAAACATCCGAGAACTAAAGAACATCATGGAACGTCTTTGTATCATGACCGTGGGCGCGACGATAACCGCGAACGACGCGAGAGACGCCTTGAAAGGATTCAAAACCGCAAACGAAATGGTGGAACTCGGAGACTTCCGAAAGGCGAAAGAGGAATTCGAAAGACAGTATATTATAAAAACATTACAGACAAACGAAGGCAACGTAACCCGGACCTCCCGCGTCCTGGGAATCGAACGTTCTCATCTTTACAGAAAGATGAAGTCGCTTAACATTTCCTCGGATCAATATACGGATGGATAAGGAAATACTCACAGGTCTGGGAAGAATCCTGGGCGATCTCCGTTTTTTGATCCAAAAAAGACAGGTTCCGATCCTGCAATTGGGCGGAGAAAAACCGCCCGAAACCACGGAACTCGTATGGAAAGAAGACTGGAGCCCTTCCGGACAAACGTCTCAGTCGCACGACCTGGAATTGGAAGCGGAAGGCATCCAAGTCCGCAGACCCGCCAAGGCCGCGGAACGAAACTTCGTCTGCAAACTCTGTGCGGATCGAATCAGCGCGGTTCGAAACTTTCTCATCAAGGGAAGAAAACCCGTATTAGTACTTCATTATACCGGGGAGATCGCACCCGGCCGTCCTTCGTTTTCCAAAACTTCTCCCGATCAGATTTTTAGAACGAAGGAGGCGGAGGATCTTTTCGGAAGAATGATCCAAAAACAATTCGGCTTCAATCATCGGGAATTTTATTACCAGGAATATCCCGCTTGCATCTTCGCTCATTCCAAATCGAACGCGCAGGATTGGAAGCGCAGAACCGAAACGTGTGAGGCTCAGGTTAAGGAAACGATCGATTCCGAAAAGATCAAAGGAATCATTCTTTTGGGAACGAGTGCGATCGCGGTTTACGGAAAAGAAAAGGCGCTTGAGATGATGGGAAGAACGTTAGACTTTCTTCCCGGCATTCCCATGATCGTATTACGATCTCCCGAAGCGATCGTAGCGATCGAAACCAAACGCAAACATTTCAAAGGTGATAAAGAATCCTTCGAATTCGAGACGATCAAAAAAGAGGAGATCTCGATCAAGGAAAGTATTCTTACCCAACTCGCCCTGTTCCAAAACAAACTCAAGGACGTCCTTTGATTCACTACGCCGAAGTTGCTTTCGATCTTCCGGTGGAAGAAGACACGTTCACATACGAGGTTCCGCCGAACACGCGGATCGGCGTCCGCGTTTTAGCGAAACTCAGAAATCGGGAAGAAGAGGGGATCGTAGTCTCCGTTCATCAGAACGAACCGAAATACAAGGTTCTTCCGGTGGATAAGATCATCGATAAAACGCCGATCGTTCTTCAGGAACAGATCGATCTCGCGTATTGGATGAAGGATCAATACATCGCCTCTCTCGGAGAATGTATCTATAAGATGATTCCTGCGGGAAGAAGGCAGGTCAAACTCGAGGCATTTCCGTCGGACGCGGAAGGAAAACCGGTAACGTTAAACGAAGAGCAGAATGTCGCTTATCAAAATATTCTTTCCACCTTCGGACAAACCGCGGTTCATCTTTTGTTCGGGATCACCGGCTCGGGCAAAACGGAAGTTTATATCCATCTCATTCGGAAGGCGCTGGAAACTCCGAACCGCTCCGTGATTCTTCTCGTACCCGAAATCAGTTTGACCTTTCATATCATCCGCAAACTGGAACTTATCTTTCCGGGACAACTCGCGGTGCTTCATTCGGCGCTGAAGGTTTCCGAAAAATTCAAGGCATACAACGAACTCTTGAGCGGTAAAAAAAGGATCGCGGTCGGAACGAGAAGCGCGATCTTCGCTCCGGTTTCGAATCTCGGCCTCGTAATCATCGACGAAGATCATGATTCTTCCTTTAAGGAACATTCGAGCCCGAGATACCACGCGCGTCAGGTCGCGATGCAGCGTTGCAAAACAAACAACGCCGTTCTCGTCATGGGAACCGCCACGCCTTCTTTGGAAATTTATCACCTCGCCAAAGAAGGAAAGATTCATCTTCACACTTTGACCAAACGACCCGAAGGGGTTCTGCCCCCGACCGTCCGCATCGTGGAGAATCAAAAGGAATCGAACGTTCTCAGTTCGGAACTTTCCTTTGCGATCAAACAGCGATTGGATAAAAAAGAACAGGTCATTCTTCTTTTGAATCGAAGAGGATACAGCCCTTTGATTTTTTCACCGGCGACTTCCTCGTATGTTCCTTGTCCGAACTGCACGACCAATCTTTGTTATCACAAAAAAGGAACGGCGATCTGTCATCTCTGCGGTCATACCGAAACCTTGGATTCTTTGGAAAAAAGAATGGGGGAAAGTCTGACCCTCAAGGGAACCGGAACGCAGAAGCTGGAGGAGAATCTTCTCGAAGCGTTTCCGAATACGAGAGTGGAACGACTCGATCAGGATTCGATCCAGGACCGAAGTTTGTTAAACGAAGTCATATCCCGTCTTCTGGGGGGAGAAATCGACATTCTCACCGGAACGCAGATGATCGCAAAGGGACTTGACGCGTCTCAGGTTACGTTAGTCGGCGTTTTGAACGCGGGAATCGGACTCGGACTTCCGGACTTTCGAGCCAACGAACGAGTCTTTTCCCTTTTGACCCAGGTCGCAGGAAGGGCAGGCCGTTCGAAGCTAAAGGGAGAAGTGTTGATCGAAACCAACGCTCCCGATCATCCCGTGATTCAAATGGCGACGAGTCAAAACTACATTCAATTTTATGAATCCGAAATCCCCGTTCGGAAGGATCTTTTTTATCCCCCGTTTTCAAGACTTGTTCGAATCGTTTCCCGTTCCAAGGACGAACAGGTTTCGCTCGATACCATCGAACTCGTATTCGGCGTTTTGAAAAAATACTTTCCTTCCAAGGATACGGTTTTGCTTGGACCCGCTCCTTGTCCGTTTTATAGAATCGATTCCAACTTCCGCAATCATATCATTCTCAAAACGTCTTCTCTTACGGCTTGGAGAGAAATTTTTAAAAAAGAGATTCGTCCTTTGAAACTTTCCAAAAAAGTGTATTTGGAAATCGACTTCGATCCTCTGGATTTGGTGTAAAAAAGTTTTAGGACACGCGTTACTATGAAAATCGGTTATTTTGGAACCCCGGAACATTCCGCAAAACTTTTACAAGCGCTCCTCGATTCTAAACTTGCGGAAGTTTTGTTCGTCGTTACGAACCCGGATCGAGCCAAGGGTCGGAGCAGAACTCCCGAACCCGGCCCCGTCAAAAAAATCGCGCTCGAACACAATCTTCCCGTGTTTCAATACGAATCGATCAAGAAGGAAAAAGAAAAAGCTCTCTCCGATTTCGGTTCCTTTCCGGCCGATCTTTATGTGATCTTCGCATACGGTTCCATTCTTCCCGGAGAAGTATTCGATCATCCTCCGCTTCGCTCGATCAACTTACACGGCTCCTTGCTTCCGGATCTGCGCGGCGCTTCTCCCGTGCAAACGGCTCTTTGGAAAGGATATACGAAATCGGGAATCACGATCCAATACATAGGCGAGAAGATGGACGAGGGAGATATCCTTCTGAGTAAAGAAGTGGAAATTACTCCCGAAGACGATACGGGAACTTTGATGGACAAAATTACGAATGCGGGAATCGAATCGATTCTTCGGCTCTTGCAGAGGTTCGACGGGAAACCGTTTTCGGCGACTCCACAAGATCACTCCCGAGCGACGTATTGCGGAAAGATCAAACCGGAGGATCGGATTTTAGATTGGACCCTCGGAGCGGACGAACTTCACAACCGAATCCGCGCCTTGTATCCGGATGCTGTGGGAACTACCACATTCCGGGACAAACGACTTAACATCCTGAAAACAAGACATTCTTCCCTTCCTCCCGAATCGAATCCAGGGCCCGGTAAATTGAAACGGTTGGACAAAAAAGGCCTTCTTACGCAGTGTGGTGATGGTAGATTTCTGGAAATTCTGGAATTGCAACCGGAAAATAAAAACAGGATGTCTGCATCCGATTTTCTCAACGGTTTCAGAATCCAAGAAGGGGAAATATTCGGGTGAATCAGGAACAAATCAAAGAAAAGTATCTTCCGATCGGAGGTTACATCTTATTCTTAGCGGCCGGTCTTCTTTTATTTTTCAGTGCGGCCTTCTTAGTCGTATTCGTAAGAACCAAAAGTACGGCAAAGGTGATCGTTCCCGATCTCGTCGGAAAATCCTATCCCGAAGTTCACAACGAACTCAATCGTCTTCAATTGAAAGTGCGTCTGGAAAACAAACGTTACCCGGACAAAACAGACGGAATCATTTTGTATCAATCCATTCGTCCCGGAAGAGAAATCGAAGCGGGAAGTAAAATCGTTCTGACAGTAAATACGGGACTCGACCGCTTGATCGTTCCGGATGTAAGAGGGCAGTCCATCGATTCCGCAAAAGCCAACCTCCAAAAAGTTCTCTCCGGAGAAACTTACGTGGAACTGCAGATCGGCGGAATCACTTACATCGAACCGCAAGCGGACCAACTGCCGAACACCGTCATCGATCAAATTCCGGAGCCCGGCAAAAACACATCCGCAAGAGAAAAAGTATTCTTACTCGTGACCAAGGCTCCGAGCAAAACCAAGGAAGAATTCTCACCGACTTCTTTTCAAGGAGCTTCTTTTCCCTTAGTTCAAAAAAGCCTAACTCGTTCCGGAATCAAAAGTAGAGTGGAGGAAATCGTGAACACGAGAGTTCGCTCCGAAAACGGACTTGTTTCCTCCGCGAGATTAGAAGGAGACGAGGTTCGTTTTAAAGTATATTACTTCGAACCGGAACTCGCCGTGGAAAGCGGTTACGAACTTTTTTCCTATGAAGTCGGAGACGATGGAAATTACAAAGCGGTTCTGAAAAACGAAAATCGGGAAGAAGCGGACGTATTGACGCTTCCCGTCGCTCTGAAAGACGGAGAAAAATTCCAAACCGTATTCTACCGCAAAGGCACCGCCAAACTTACGCTGTTAGACGCATCCGATTCCAAAGTAAAATCCAAATCCTACGAGAACGAACTTTGAAAATTTCCGCATCCATCTTAGCCACAAAACTTACCGAACTCGGAAAAACCGTTCCTGATTACGATCCGACCGCCATCGATCTGATGCATATGGACGTCATGGACGGAAACTTCGTTCCGCAGATCAGCTTTGGAGAAGCCCTCAGCAAAGAAGTCAAAGCGCTCACATCGATTCCCTTGGACGTGCATCTCATGGTTTCCAAACCGGAGAATCACGTCTCCAAATACTACGAACTGAATCCGTATTGTATCACCTTTCATATCGAAACGACGGACTTTCCCGTTCGTCTCGCGCAGGAAATCAAAAGCCACGGAACCAAGGTGGGAGTTTCCTTAAACCCGGGAACACCGGTTTCCCACTTAGAAAACGTTCTGCCTTATATCGATTTAATTCTTCTGATGACCGTAGAACCCGGATTTTACGGACAAAAGTTCATCGCAAACGGAATGGAAAAAATCCGCAAAGCGAAAGAACTCATCGGCTCCAGACCGATCGAACTCGAAGTGGACGGCGGAGTCAATGACACGAACATTCAAGAGTTAAAGAAGAACGGAGTGGATATCGTTGTAGTCGGCGCCGGACTTTATAAAACGGGCAATCCCGTAGACAACGCGAGAAATCTCAAATCTATCGCGAAATAAACAACTTTGTCGTTTCCTGACGGATCATTCCTTGACAGGGGGACATATTGTCCAATATTGGTAAAAATCATGCATTCTTTTTTCGGACGTTTTCGATCCGAAACGGTAGAATGGGTTAAAAGGAAAACATCCCTTGGTAAAGCTTAGATTACAAAGAACTGGAACCAAACACGATCCTCATTATAGAATTGTTGCCGCTGACAGCAGAGCGCCTAGAGACGGAAAATTCGTTGATATCGTGGGTCATTACCATCCAGCGCAAATCAAAGAACAGACTACCTTCAACAAAGAGAAAATTCTTACCTGGCTGAAAAACGGGGCTCAACCGACCGGAACCGTTCTGAACCTGTTTAAAAATGCAGGAATCTGGGCAGAATACAAAACCGCTCTGAAGAAGTAATGGAAGAATTACTGAAGTACATTGTTGCTTCTCTCGTTGAATTTCCCGATGAAATCGTGATTCGGGAAATCGAAGGGGAAGAGCAAAACATCATCGAACTCAGAGTTTCCCCCAAAGACGTGGGAAAGGTCATCGGCAAGAACGGTCGTATCGCAAAATCCCTGCGCGCGATTCTTACTGCGGCTTCCGTAAAAGCAGGAAAAAACTTCTCCTTAGAAATCATTGACT of Leptospira sanjuanensis contains these proteins:
- the lptB gene encoding LPS export ABC transporter ATP-binding protein, producing MSKTFRMDNLVKVYNKRKVVDGASFNIKKGEVVGLLGPNGAGKTTSFYMSVGFVRPDSGKVYIDGQDVTDSPMHIRARLGVGYLAQEASIFRKLTVAENLEAILETMNLSREEIIQRRDALLIELQIMRVANQKGYTLSGGERRRCEIARALVTNPDFILLDEPFAGVDPIAVKDIQTVIQSLKDRGLGILITDHNVRETLKITDRAYIMYSGRILISGSTHDLVNDPETRRIYLGEDFTL
- the rpoN gene encoding RNA polymerase factor sigma-54, whose amino-acid sequence is MNLSHSLVQKQTQKLVMTQDLRQSIELLPLSTLELSDRISSELVENPMLEEEYASERNRTPDLYSRDDLRRKEKNDFIKNSDVSWQDNFSLDKAGSAGSDASDRNQKYIESSPEKSSLSEHLLWQLRLSNLKPDEISIGEILISMLDDHGFITIPIPDLCAEMKLNEKKVRKVLDQIQRLDPIGIGARDVQETLLIQAKILKPEDEKLHTLIRDHIKDLEKLDYKSISKKMELSLEAVEALAAEIKKLEPYPATLYTPNKPDYVIPDVIVREVEGEFDIYINDEWIPRLKINKEYKNILKNAKEADKEYINTKLSSAEWLIRSVNQRRQTLFKVTSAIIEMQTPFFQKGIQFIKPLTLKDIAEKLEMHESTVSRITSNKYIQTSRGILELKWFFSSGVRSAEGGIESSKKIHDLIRNLVREEQSDNPLSDQEIVEAIQKQGIEIARRTVAKYRKILKILPSSQRKKVKSLESR
- the hprK gene encoding HPr(Ser) kinase/phosphatase; its protein translation is MSMPGINVSNILNEHEELGLRMLAGEKGLTNRINMSEINRPGLSLTGFYESFAHDRIQIFGKGEWAYITSRTPEDLKKIAADFFSFHLNCIIFTHGNMPPPIFVENCEQLGIPLMISDVSTHKFITLISGILDRSLAPRTMRHGVLIEVFGIGILLSGKSGVGKSETALELIERGHRLVADDMVEIRRLSESYLIGTCSDLLRHHMEIRGLGILNIKDIFGIGSVRDHKLIELIIHLEEWTEDKDFDRTGLENPTEELLGVQIPLIKVPVRPGRNIPIIVETAAMNQRLRKLGKNAAQEFNQKLSQYLQQGKVERNSPQNQ
- a CDS encoding HPr family phosphocarrier protein; this encodes MKEILLKINENGTGMHARPASVFVNCASKFPCEITVVKDDVEVNGKSIMGLMMLALAPGNEFKIQVKGEKEDEALEALSNIVNNDFV
- a CDS encoding LIC_11548 family sensor histidine kinase, with translation MNDETRYYLRDLLILGLIILLSVVLAELIQFSGKDSFPEDIGFLDRIVVYIFYFIPLFSLSLLISYFYRNKRNLETGRLKSSIRYRLTLSFIFVALLPSVPILFLSSNITGKLYERFYGIDVEEALSSGEMLILNEEKPKKKLLVEKTRLLESFLRMQPLSLEALIGAASKLNLIQSDEFYVGIYENEKSVLENRGLKYRPIDKNFKIFSKASEWTEFLSYRPDYCMYFIRVPFPIGNYVLQTGIRIHKGEEKIVYSLISTRRNYDRADLAKEKLPYRIRLTFSIITVSIFLLAIYFSLLFARKISRPIIELANATQKISMGETDINLEIREAGEIGALIDSFNQMVQDLKSKDAELMRSQRIAAWKEVAQRMAHEIKNPLTPIQLSAERIRRKMKTENIEQFHEIVATGTDTIIKQVRVLEHLVNEFSDFARMPAPKLINQNLEPILLEAVKLFEHTPKLKITTNIAKGFPQLFLDQKIILRVFTNLVKNSVEAIERKREKEGTPDYEGSILISATLTRKIMRRVAIISIEDNGIGISPELQQKVFEPYYSTKNSNTSGIGLAIVQKSVIDHNGHISVDSSRMGGCRFQIELPVS
- a CDS encoding sigma-54-dependent transcriptional regulator encodes the protein MKIFIADDEPEIRKSLKEILEDEDFEVETFSTGKTLLKQLKSERPSLILLDVWLGREDGIVVLDECKKLYPTLPVLMISGHGTIEIAVAATKKGAVDFLEKPLSIEKVLQAIENVIKPEEKFSASDIKLEYDEILGNSPAIQKVKFAIAQAAATNARVFIYGENGTGKELVAKTIFKNSKRADQPFVEMNCAAIPEELIESELFGFTKGAFTGATDSRIGKFEAANGGTLFLDEICDMSLSTQAKVLRILQEQRFEKLGSTETITVDVRIIAATNIPVEEAIRDGKFREDLYYRLNVIPITIPPLRERTSDIPLLVDYYIAKTLEENNLPPKKIESEAVSILQNHFWPGNIRELKNIMERLCIMTVGATITANDARDALKGFKTANEMVELGDFRKAKEEFERQYIIKTLQTNEGNVTRTSRVLGIERSHLYRKMKSLNISSDQYTDG